The Bdellovibrio sp. NC01 genome includes the window CGATGTTGCTTCCCAGAGTGATCGACGTGACAGACAACAACTGAAGTAACAGAGTGCTTAAAATCTTCTTTTTCATAAATTTTCCTTTCACGCTATTTTTCCGAAATGAAACTCGATTTTTAGAATTCCATTGAAAATAAAGGCAGTGATGAAAATTCACAAGAGCACGCCCCAATTAGGAGCCTGCGATTTCCTTCTTTATAGATATGTGTAAAGCCTTATCGAAAGTTCACCAACGGTGAACGCAATAACGGATTATATTTCGCCAATGGCGATATTGAAATCGTGTTCAGAGATGGCTTCGATGCCTTCTTCTTCTAGAAGATCTTGCATCAGCACTTGTGCATCAAGAAGTTGATTGACGTTATCGCTGACAAAGCTTGTGCGGAAGATGATTTTTTTCTTAGAGTCTTCAGCACCGATAACCGCGACTGCACCGTCAAGACCTGTGATAAACACGCCGCCAAGTTCTTCATTGGCAGAGTTCAGTTCAGCAAGGTGGCTTTTGATCAATTTTGTCGCTTCAGTTTTGATAGACATACGCACGTCGCTTTCTTGATAGAGTCTCTGGCTTGAAAAAAACCCGCATTGCTGCGGGCCCTGCTTCGCTCAGAGGCTCATTTCCGGCGAAACTTTCTTCGGTACTCTGCCGAAGACTAAAAACTTGAACTCCAGAAATAAAAAAAGCAGCTCGAGGCTGCTTTTTTTATTTTTACTGCCTACTCCGACGGAGTCGGAGTGTAGACAGAAAATTTTTTCGGCGCCATTTGGCGGCGAAAAAATTTGGTAGTGAGAGGCGGACTTGAACCGCCGACCTACGGATTATGATTCCGTTGCTCTAACCAGCTGAGCTACCCCACCACACAATCGCGCGTCTGAAAGAATCAATATATGCAGGATTTCTCTCAAAAGCGTGAGATGCGATTTTTAATGAAGTTGGTGTTGTTAGTCAACCGTGCGCTCTGCGTCGTGAAAGGAAAATTACAAATTCGTAGCGGGGCTCGGCTTTAGTATTGACCACAAAGCAATAGCCCTCTGGAATATTAATTCTAGGTTGCTCCCCCAGGACGCAGCTGAAAAGAAAACCACGGAAAGGGATTCTCATGAAACGTTTTATGATGGCGGCAATGGTGCCGGCACTCCTACTTGGATGTAGTGAGCAAAATAAACAACACTCGTCGCAACAACCCCAACAACCGGGCTTCTTGGAAGGCTTCTTCCACATTGAAGCGAACGTTATCACAATCAAAACTGCCGATGATAAACCGATTTCAGGTGCACAAGTTCTAATCGGTGACGCCTTAAACTCGCCTTTTTCTGGTAACTTCCTGACTACAAATGCCTCAGGCCAAGTAGAGATCCCAGCCGCTTGGACTTCACCAACGGCAGTGACTGTACAGGCTGCAGGTTATATCCGTGCGACTTATTTGGCACAATCTCCGGCGGCGATGACTATTATTTTGCGCCCGATCAAAAACGGTTCGGCTCAATATGAAGTTAAAGGTGCAGCTTTGGATCTGCCTGTTAAGAACAATGACGACCAAGTTGATTTCGGCTTGGTGATGCCGGCGTTCACGAAATTGGATTTGTTGAGCTTTAACTTGGATTCAGTGATCAGCCCGCAAAGCGATACGATCTCTGCCCTCGGCCAAGAGATCAAAGTTCCTTCAAACATCTCTTTACCAAAACAGTCAGAAAAGTATTCGTTCTTCACGATCACTTTGGATAAACCGCTTTATCGCACTTATTTCGGTCAAAAAGGTGTGAATCGCCTGGTGGCTGTGAAAGGTCGCTTCCCGTTCAAAGACACAGTCGATGCAATGCGTGGCGGTAAAGAGTTCTATGAACTCATTAATATGTTCAAAATTTCTGGCGCAGGTATTCGCGATCTCGACGTTCAAGGAAATTCACAATTGAATATCCCTGCGGGCGAGTTGAGCTTCACGGATTCTAAGAAAATCACGGCTCCGGCAGTTCGCGGTGATGAGTTGTTCATCGCAGTCGGTGTTGCGAATCAATCTGGTTATATGATTCCAACGGATATCAAAAATGTCGGTTCAAATAAGAGCATGACGTTGAATACACTTGCAGGTTCTGATCAAAAGGTTCTTGCGGTGCTTAAAAAATCAGCCGACATGAAATCTGGCAACGACCGCATGAGTGCGACTTTGCTGCCTTTTGAGGCACAAACAGCGCCAAAAATGCTTCCGTTGATCAACGATCCGTCTTTTGTTGGTCAAAACGAAGTGGTGTTCCCGCAATTCAACACAGTTGAAGGTGTGAATCCAATCGCCACTTACTCTGTGATCTCTTCACAAATCGAAGTTCAACAAGGACCTGCGAAAGTGACGATCATGAATCCAGAGTGGGAAGTTTATGCTTCGAAATGGGTGACTGGCATGAAACTTCCGAACTGGCCACAAGGTTCTCGTGGAAATGGCAAGAAGCGTTGGGAAGTCAGCTTCATCGGCTCACAAACTGCTTCACAAGCGCAGCTTGGTCCGGCTATCATCGACGCTGCAACACATGTCACACACAGCTCAGTCTCTTATTAAACGAATCGTTCTAATTTTTGTGATTATCACAGGCTGCACTCTATTGGGTTGCAGCCTTTTTGATAAAAGACCTTCAGCTCACGCACAAATGGAAACAGTGAACAAACAAAGAGTGTTCTTTGCTTCCTACGATAACGTGTGGCGCGCGGCTCATGCTGTGATCAAATATCCGATCGCTCAAGAAAATCAAGACACAGGCGTCATCGAAACAGAATACATCAAAGGTGTTGATGGTTGGATTCCACCAGGAGCCGACAAACCACCTTCAAGTGGCATTCGCTACAAGTTGACCTTTACGTTTGCTAAAGGGACAACCGAAGGTCGCGATTCAACGCGCGTGACGATTGATAAACGCATGGAAATCCTTCGCGACTTCTTTTCAGACCCAGAGAAAATAGAATCCGATGGTCTTGAAGAGAAAATTCTTTTCTACCGCATCGAACGTGAATTAGTGATTCAAGATGCTTTAAAGAAAGCTCACTAAAATTTATGAAAGAGCTCGCTGACAAAGCGGGCTCTTTTTTTTTACAAACGTGTTTTGAGCGAGTGAGGCTCAACTATAAGACACACTTTCTGCTCCCTATTTTCATCGCGCGAGATTGGTCCACTTATATTGCAAATGCAAAAGACATCGGCGCGTGTGTTCATTTAATTCGATTTTATAGAACTTTACGGCATCGAAGTCATATCAGTATTAGAAATTTCCAAAAAACTTAGGAGCGGCATTAAATAATCGAGATTTAGTTTTATAAATACGAGGCCGATTAATTTTATATGGAACGTTTAAAAACACTGTTCATATTAAAATTGGCGTTGGTCTTCACAACTACTGCGTTCGCGGCGGGACCGAATACCACGAATACTCTGACCTATCAGGGCAGGATTCTTAAAGCTGATGGAGCTCCACTTGAGTTTCACAACGTTAGCTTCTTATTTGAGATCACGAATCCAACAGGCTCTTGCGTAATATATAGAGAACAAGTGAACGGTATTAATATGACCGGATCACAAGGCGTGTTTGATGTTCCAATTGGTTCAGGTACAAAACTTTATCCTGCAGATCCTTTGTTTAAAATGCTCGATTCGTTTAATAATAACGGCAATTTCACGTGTGATGGCGGCGTCACCTTCACTCCACAATCTGATTCAATTCGTGTTCTAAAAGTTCAATTTTATGATGGCGTCGGATGGAATGCTATTTCGCCTTCAAGCGAAATTCGTTCGGTGCCTTTTGCAGGCTTTGCGATGTCTGCTGAAAAACTCGGGAGCAACTCCGCATCTGATTTCGTTTTGAAATCAAGTGTACCGACTTGTACTCCAGGACAAGTCCTGTTTTCAAATGGCACAACTCTTTCATGTGTTACTGACGCTGGCGGTGCTGGTTTCGTCTCCTCAGTAATAGGTAGTGGTCCCATCACTGTGTCGGGAACTTCGACCGTTACCGTCAGTGCGACTGTTGGTACAACTGCAGGAACATTAGCAGCCGGAGATGATTCGCGTTTTACAGATTCCCGTCCTCCGACTGGAGCAGCCGGCGGTGATCTGTCTGGTACTTATCCAAGCCCAACAGTTGCGGCGAATTCCATCACGACAGCAAAGATTTTGGATGGAACTATTCTTGGATCTGATTTGAATTTCAGTGGTGTTAATACCGCAACTTCTGGCATCGCCATCGTCGATGCTACAGGTAAGTTTAATAGTTTTGCCTGTGGTACTGCTGGTCATATTGCAACTTGGACAGTTGCTGGTTGGTCCTGCCAAGCACCAGCTCCTTTATCAAACACATCTGTGTCAGCGGGTTCTTATGGCTCAGCGACACAAGTTGGAACGTTTACTGTCGATGCTCAAGGTCGTTTGACGGCTGCTGGAAATATGACTGTTACACCAGCATGGTCATCCATCACCGGCACTCCGACGACTCTTGCTGGTTACGGCATCACAGATGCGCAATCTTCAAGTTTAGCTAATGGCAAAATCTTTGTCGGTAATGCTTCCAATATCGCAACTGGTGTCAGTGTTTCTGGTGATGCCACTTTATCAAATACCGGCGTATTGACTCTGACCTCTTCCGGTGTGACGGCTGGAACTTATTCCAAAGTTACTGTCGATGCCAAAGGTCGCGTGACGACTGGAACAAACATCGCAGGCAGTGACGTCACAACAGCATTGGGATTTACACCACTTAATAAAGCAGGCGATGTGATGTCTGGTTTGTTGGGCCTTAATGGAGTGACAGCAGACCCTGCAGGCCTTGTTGGCGCAGACAAAGGTAAAATGTGGTATCGCACGGATACAAATGAAGTGAAATATTGGAATGGCTCTGCGGCTATTGCACTTGGTGTGGCTGGATCAGGCCTAACCTCGCTAGGTGGGCAATCCGGTTCTTCACAAACTTTTGCAACTGGCAGTACAGGCACAGCTCCGAATTTTAGTTCTGCTTCGAACGTGCACACTTTGAATATCCCGATGGCTTCTTCTGCGGGAACGACTGCGGGTTTGATAAGCAAAACGGAATATGACAACTTCAATACGAAACAAGCTGCTGGCAATTATTTGACAGCTTTGACTGGGGATGTGACAGCGACGGGCCCTGGCTCTGTCGCTTCAACGATTGCTGCGAATGCCGTGACTTCAGCGAAAATTCAAGATGGTACAATCATAGGCGCCGATATGGATTTTTCTGGCGTGAACCTTTCGACTTCAGGAATTGTGATCAAAGATAATGCTGGAAAATTCTTTAACTTCGCCTGCGGAGTCGCAGGTCAAATTGCAACTTGGACCGCAGGCGGATGGTCGTGCCAAGCACCAGCGGGTCTAAGTAATACATCTGTCACGGCAGGTTCATACGGATCTGCGACGCAAGTTGGAACATTCACAGTCGATGCTCAAGGTCGTTTAACTGCGGCAGCTAATGTCACAGTCACTCCGGCTTGGTCATCAATCACGGGAACTCCGACAACCCTTGCTGGTTATGGCATTACGGATTCACAGTCTTCAACTTTAGCGAACGGAAAAATTTTAGTTGGTAATGCTTCAAATGTCGCGACTGCCGTCACAATGTCAGGCGATGCGACGTTAGCAAATACGGGTGCGTTAACACTGGCATCTTCAGGTGTGACGGCAGGAACTTACTCTAAAGTCACTGTCGATGCAAAAGGCCGCGTGACAACTGGAGCGAACATTGCGAGTGGTGACGTGACAACAGCTTTGGGATTTACTCCTTTAAACAAAGCTGGCGATGTCATGGCGGGACTGTTGGGACTTAACGGTGTCTCCGCCGACCCTGCTGGTTTGGTCGGTGCTGACAAAGGTAAAATCTGGTATCGCACTGATACGAATGAAATTAGATATTGGAATGGTTCATCAGCAGTTGCCTTAGGAGTTGCAGGCTCAGGCTTAACATCGTTAGGTGGTCAGTCCGGCTCTTCACAAACTTTTGCGACCGGCACTTCGGGTACGGCCCCAGCATTTAGTTCTGCATCGAATACTCATACATTAAATATTCCAATGGCCTCTTCTGCTGGAACAACAGCAGGTTTAATTAGCAAATCTGATTACGATAACTTCAATACAAAACAAGCCGCTGGCAACTATTTGACAGCATTAACTGGTGACATCACGGCGACGGGCCCGGGCTCTGTGGCTGCGACGATCGCAGCGAACGCTGTGACTTCTGGAAAAATTCTTGATGGTACGATCGTCAGTGCGGATATGGATTTCACTGGCGTCAACGTCGCAACTTCGGGCGTTGTTATTAAAGATAACACCGGCAAATTTTTTAACTTTGCCTGCTCAACGGCAGGACATGTTGCTACTTGGACAGTTGCGGGTTGGGCGTGTCAGGCACCTGCTGCTTCCTCTTTAGCAAGTGGCAATATTTTTGTTGGTAATGCTTCGAATGTTGCGACATCCGTTGCAATGTCAGGTGATGCGACAATTTCAAATACGGGTGCGGTAACTCTTGCAACGGTCGGAGTTGCTAAAGGTGGTACCGGTACAACGTCATTAACTGCGGGTTCACTGCTTGTTGGTAACGGGACCAGTGCAGTGACGGGCCTAGCCGGTGGCGCAACTGGAAATGTTATTTACGCCACAAGTGCAACGGCTTGGACAAGTGGCACGCCGAACGCTGCAGGCCTTGTTGATTTAACTTCTGCACAAACGATTTCAGGTCTTAAAACTTTCCAACCTTCAGCGGCGGCTAATAAAGGTCTTATTGTTAAAGGTGCGGCTTCACAAACTGCAAACTTAACAGAGTGGCAAAATTCCACTGCAACTGTTTTAGCATCTGTAGATTCAACCGGAAAATTTGTGATGCCAAGTTTGCAGATCACGGGCGGTTCACCTGGAGCAGGAAAAGTTTTAACTTCTGATGCTTCTGGTAACGCAACTTGGGGCGCCGCGGGTGGCTCGGGCACAGTAACGAACATCGCAACAGGTACTGGATTATCTGGTGGACCGATTACAAGCACCGGCACAATCTCGCTCGCAAATACAGCTGTAACAGCGGGTTCTTATGGATCTGCTACTCAAGTGGGAACTTTCACTGTCGATGCTCAAGGTCGCTTGACTGCTGCCAGCAACGCAACGGTGACGCCAGCTTGGTCTTCGATCACTTCAAAACCAACGACACTTTCGGGATTCGGTATTACTGATGCCGTTATGGTTGGCGGCCAAAGTGGCGCATTCAGTTTAGGTACGACGAACTCTGCTGCTTTATCGGTCATGACAAACAATACAACACGCTTAACGATCGATAGCGCAGGTAATGTCGGTATCGGGACAGCTTCGCCTGCCAGCGCACTTCACGTTGTCGGTGATATTCAATTCACAGGAACTATCACAGATATTTCGGATCGCCGTTTAAAAACACGCATTCAACCTATTACTTCCGGCTTATCTACAGTTCGCAAAATTTCTGTGTATTCCTACGTCATGAAAGATGATCCCAATGAACGTACTGAATTCGGTGTGATGGCGCAGGACATGTTAAATATTATTCCCGAGTTAGTAAAAAATGTCGACGTCGATGGCAAATACTACGGTGTGAACTACATCGGTCTTATTCCTTGGAGCATCAAAGCAATTCAAGAAGTAGATTCCCAAGTACAAACACAAGAGGAGCGATCTGTAAAAGTCAGTCGTGAACTTGCATCTATACGACAGGAAAATAAAGAGCTGCAATCGGCCGTTAAAAAGTTGGCCGATAAGAATAAATCTTTGGAAGAAAAACTTGCAAAAATTCTGGAACGTTTGGAAAGAAAATCTCAATAGGAATTTAAGCCGTGAATTTCAATACGCACTTTCTTGAACACTTTAAAATGAAATTAAGCAGGCTTGCTTATAAGTCGATGGCTCTTATCAGCTTATCATTCGTGTTTTGCCTTCTATTATCGTTGAAGGCTCATGCGATCTGCAGCAGCCCGGCGGCAAATGCCGGAGCCATGAACTATTTTAGCGCGACTTCAGACATTAGATACTGTAACGGGACTTCGTGGGTCTCATCAAAATATGGTGGCGTTTCCATCGAAACAACTCTTAAAGATTTAACACCAGGCAAAGTCTTTGCGAATGCCGTTACGGCTTCAGGCAATTATGCCTACACTGTGGGAATGGATCTAAACGGTGTTTTTGCCTTAACGACACTAAATATTTCAACACCATCAAATCCAACAATCGTCGGTAGTTACACGTCTGCTGATTCAATGGGCGTAGCGATTACAACGGATGATTCATATCTTTATGTTATCTCTGGATCAAAGCTGCTTATTTTCTCGTTAGCAACGCCCTCAAGCCCAACACTGGTCGGCAGTCTAAATAATACGAACATTGGTGGCTCTAGAATTATTGTATCTGGAAATTATGCCTATCTTGTAACCAGCAATAAATTTGTGATTATAAATATCACGACTAAAACTGCTCCTGTCATTTCGGGTTCTATTTCTAATGCTTCGATCAACAGCAACGTCGGATTTAGTGTTTCGGGAAACTATGCTTTTGTGGTCTCTGGCTACTCCCCCGGATATTTTCTAGTATTAGATATCACATCGAAAACAAGCCCTTCATTAATCACCAGCATATCGAACAGCGGTTTAGGTTATCCTTCCACCTTAGCGATATATGGAAACTATGCTTATGTTGGGCGTGGGAATAGCTCCAGCGATCAGGTGGCGGTCGTCGATATAACAAATAAGACGGCGCCAAGTTATCTGGGGCTGACAAACTTCACCTGGATCAATGACATATTGATCAGCGGAAACTATGCTTACTTTGCATCCAAAGGTGGCGGTCTATCCAGTATTGATTTAAGTGCGACCGGCCCGCTAAACATATTTGAATTGCAGAGCGTATCTATTGGATCATGGAATCAAAATTTTGGCAGCCTTGCCAAATCTGGAAATACTCTTGTAGGTGTTGTTCCTGGAGCATCCTACATCGCAATTTTAGACCTTACCCCATCAAATATGGTGAAGGCGCCCGAAGCAGCTTCAATAGTTTCCGGCAGCCCGAACTACCCCGACGAATTCCATGTCGTCGGATCAACTGCCGTTATCACCGACTCAAATGGTGGGTTTTGGACTTTTGATGTTTCGAACCCTGCTGCGATGACGGCACTTGCCACGAACGCGATGAATGCGTTCAGTACAGATAGTTACTACGATGGAACATACGTATATTTATCGCTGCCAAACTCTTCAGAGATCGCTATTTGGGACTTAAGTTCACCCTCGAATCCCGTGCTAGCGAGGAGATTTCAAGATAGCGCTCATCTTTCCCAGACAAAAACCGTCCAGCGCTCGGGCAACTATGTCTATGCAACCAGCTATAACGGCATGTCTATTTACGATGCGACAACTATTTCTTCCATGTCATTTGTTGGTATAGAAACTACTTCTTTAAGCTGGCCAAGCCGAATGCGAGTATTTGGAAACTACGTTTATGTTTTGGATGGTATGAAATTATACATCTATGATGTTACTACCAAAACAGCGCCTACTTTGTTAGCTACATTGAATAATGTCACACTTAATAACTCTTATGATATCGCGGTATCGGGAAACTACGCTTTTATTGCAAATTATTCTGGCGTCGTTATTGTCGATATAACAACAAAGTCAGCCCCAGCTATCATCACAACATTTTCATCAGCTCCATCTGGTGATCATATTGCGATCTCGGGCTCTTACGCATATGTTTCTAGCGGTACCAAATTTTACGTCGTAGACATCACTACGCCTACGACGCCCGTCTTGAAATCCACTTTAACTTCAGGATCACTTGGTGTTGCTCTAAGTGGTACAAATGCTTTTCGCGCGGACAGCAACTTGCCGGGAATACGCTCTTACAACATCAGCAATCCACTGGCTGTGACAGCAACAAGTTCCATTGCTTTTAATGGATACTATGAATCCACAACTCAAGTTGCTTTAACGGGCAACTATGCCGTTACTGTGGGAAGTTATAACACTCTGACTGTGACTGATGTTTCGGTGCCATCCAACCCCGCACCTATAAAAATGATAGTTGATGCACGTCTTAATCAAGCCAGCGGCATTAACGTTTCCGGGAACTATGGTTATGTTGCCGCCAATTCTTACTTTGACATCGTGGATTTAACGACTCCGGCATCTGCCAGTATTATTGGCTCGGTCAATTCAGCATCACTATCGAGTAGCCGTGATATAAAGGTATCTGGAAATTATGCCTATGTTCTTAAAACCAACGGCTTTGCAGTAGTTAACATAACGACAAAAACTGCGCCTGCCGTAGTCGGCACTTTAACTAACGCCTTACTTTCCAACTGTTATGCCCTGGACGTCTCTGGAAGTTATGCGTACGCTGTTTGCCAAGGCTCACGCGCGCTAGTCATCATTGATGTATCCACACCAGCAACCCCTTCAGTTGTAGGCAACTTCACCTCAACATCGACGTTAGCTGGTGTGAATTCTGTGGTTGTCGTTGGCAATTATGCCTATGCTTCCGAAAGTTTGGTTCATATCATTGATATCACCAATAAAACAGCGCCTACGCTTGCATCTACATTTAATGCGATACCTTCATGTGGAGGATGTATTCCGAATGAGCTGCATTTCGATGGCACGGGACTGATGTCTTCGGGTAGTGGCGGCATTACTTATTGGGATTTAACGGATCCAATAAATCCAGTCATCTATGGAAACGCAGTCCAAAACTCCGCTTCTGCGTCGATGTCGCATTTTGCAATAAATGGAAATGTTCTAGTAGCTTCGGGAACAGATTCCCTATGGGTATTTGGAATAGGAAATTACCCAGCTCCAAGAAAAGCTTCTGCGTTGTATTCAACAGCGCCTGCTTTAAGTTATGCGATAGCCATTCAAAATTCTGGAAATTATTCGTTTGCTTTAAGTGGTGTCACCGCCACTCTTAGCGTCGTCGATATTTCAAATCCTGCGAGCCCTTCAATCGCAAAAACTTTTTTTGATAAAAAACTATCGAACGCAACTTATTTCGCTCTTACTGGGAATTATATTTATGCACTTGACCCCTCAAATGCGTATAGCTTGGTAGTCATTGATATAAGCAATCCCCTGGCTCCAAAAATTTTAAGCACATCCTTATCGTATTCTTCGTTTGGATTCGCCAGCTACCCTCAAATATCAGGCAACTATCTTTATCTAACGAAAAGTGGTCTGAAAGTTTTCGATATTACAACAAGAAACAACCCTCAATTAATAGGTTCTTCTTCAACGACAGGATCCTCAAACCTTACGATCTCTGGCTCTAATGCTTATAACTGCGACACTGGCGGCAATTTATTTACTTACAACTTGACGACCCCGAGTGCTGTCACTTCGACCAGCTTTTCCCATGCTTCTCTGGCAGGCTGTCAAAGGGTCTTTGTGTCTGGCAATTACCTTTATGCCACGACTGGTTCAAATGGACGATTTGCGGTGGTCGATATTTCTACGCCGACAAGTCCAAGCTTTATCGGGTCTGTTACTGATACGACAAACCTATCCAACGCAGTAGACATTCAGGTGAGCGGCAACTCTGCCTATGTCACGTTAAGTGGTGGTACAATCACCACAGTCGATATTACGAATAAAGCTGCACCTGTTGTCAGCAACGCATTGACAACAACGGCAACTCGCTATGCCAGCTCTTGGACATCTCCGTATCTGATATCACCGAATTATTTTGGTGGACTAGACTTTATTAAAATTTCAACAGTATCGACTTTAGGAGCCTGTTCAACAGCGGGAACTATTGATTTTATAACTGCCAACAAAGTCTTCGCATATTGCAATGGTTCTAATTTTATTCCCATGGGGCCATCACCAGGAGCCGGTGGCGCGGGCTGTTCCACACCGACAGCATTACCGGGGGCATTCAATTACAATACGACGACGAATAAGATGACTTATTGTGACGGAAGCTCTTGGGTCAAGGTCGGAAACTAATGGCGTGGTAAAGCACGCCATTGTCCTTCACTTTCTTGCATGACAACTTGATCAGTTGATTCAGCCCATTGGCTTTGATCTTTGCTGCGTTCTGCAAAGAAGGCTTTCATCTGATCTAAAGACATATCTTTTCTGTCTTGTTGAGCTTTCATCGCAAGCGGAGTTAATTCGGAAATAGCAGTTCGTGAAGGTGCTTTGAATTTATAACCAACAATCTGATTTCCAGCGGGATCAAAACCCATTTTGAAATATTCAAGAGATCCGGCTAAAGCGGCCGCCTTTAAAACTTGATCTTTCAATTCAATATTAGGAAAAGTTTTGTAAATCTCAAGATTGAGGGTTGCGATATATTTTTGTTCAACTACATCCTCAATTGCACGCTTAAAACGACTTTCCAAATATCTGTTATAAAGAGTCCAACCGCCGGTAAGTACAACTATCAAGGAAGCCGTCGC containing:
- a CDS encoding tail fiber domain-containing protein, translating into MERLKTLFILKLALVFTTTAFAAGPNTTNTLTYQGRILKADGAPLEFHNVSFLFEITNPTGSCVIYREQVNGINMTGSQGVFDVPIGSGTKLYPADPLFKMLDSFNNNGNFTCDGGVTFTPQSDSIRVLKVQFYDGVGWNAISPSSEIRSVPFAGFAMSAEKLGSNSASDFVLKSSVPTCTPGQVLFSNGTTLSCVTDAGGAGFVSSVIGSGPITVSGTSTVTVSATVGTTAGTLAAGDDSRFTDSRPPTGAAGGDLSGTYPSPTVAANSITTAKILDGTILGSDLNFSGVNTATSGIAIVDATGKFNSFACGTAGHIATWTVAGWSCQAPAPLSNTSVSAGSYGSATQVGTFTVDAQGRLTAAGNMTVTPAWSSITGTPTTLAGYGITDAQSSSLANGKIFVGNASNIATGVSVSGDATLSNTGVLTLTSSGVTAGTYSKVTVDAKGRVTTGTNIAGSDVTTALGFTPLNKAGDVMSGLLGLNGVTADPAGLVGADKGKMWYRTDTNEVKYWNGSAAIALGVAGSGLTSLGGQSGSSQTFATGSTGTAPNFSSASNVHTLNIPMASSAGTTAGLISKTEYDNFNTKQAAGNYLTALTGDVTATGPGSVASTIAANAVTSAKIQDGTIIGADMDFSGVNLSTSGIVIKDNAGKFFNFACGVAGQIATWTAGGWSCQAPAGLSNTSVTAGSYGSATQVGTFTVDAQGRLTAAANVTVTPAWSSITGTPTTLAGYGITDSQSSTLANGKILVGNASNVATAVTMSGDATLANTGALTLASSGVTAGTYSKVTVDAKGRVTTGANIASGDVTTALGFTPLNKAGDVMAGLLGLNGVSADPAGLVGADKGKIWYRTDTNEIRYWNGSSAVALGVAGSGLTSLGGQSGSSQTFATGTSGTAPAFSSASNTHTLNIPMASSAGTTAGLISKSDYDNFNTKQAAGNYLTALTGDITATGPGSVAATIAANAVTSGKILDGTIVSADMDFTGVNVATSGVVIKDNTGKFFNFACSTAGHVATWTVAGWACQAPAASSLASGNIFVGNASNVATSVAMSGDATISNTGAVTLATVGVAKGGTGTTSLTAGSLLVGNGTSAVTGLAGGATGNVIYATSATAWTSGTPNAAGLVDLTSAQTISGLKTFQPSAAANKGLIVKGAASQTANLTEWQNSTATVLASVDSTGKFVMPSLQITGGSPGAGKVLTSDASGNATWGAAGGSGTVTNIATGTGLSGGPITSTGTISLANTAVTAGSYGSATQVGTFTVDAQGRLTAASNATVTPAWSSITSKPTTLSGFGITDAVMVGGQSGAFSLGTTNSAALSVMTNNTTRLTIDSAGNVGIGTASPASALHVVGDIQFTGTITDISDRRLKTRIQPITSGLSTVRKISVYSYVMKDDPNERTEFGVMAQDMLNIIPELVKNVDVDGKYYGVNYIGLIPWSIKAIQEVDSQVQTQEERSVKVSRELASIRQENKELQSAVKKLADKNKSLEEKLAKILERLERKSQ
- a CDS encoding LVIVD repeat-containing protein; translated protein: MNFNTHFLEHFKMKLSRLAYKSMALISLSFVFCLLLSLKAHAICSSPAANAGAMNYFSATSDIRYCNGTSWVSSKYGGVSIETTLKDLTPGKVFANAVTASGNYAYTVGMDLNGVFALTTLNISTPSNPTIVGSYTSADSMGVAITTDDSYLYVISGSKLLIFSLATPSSPTLVGSLNNTNIGGSRIIVSGNYAYLVTSNKFVIINITTKTAPVISGSISNASINSNVGFSVSGNYAFVVSGYSPGYFLVLDITSKTSPSLITSISNSGLGYPSTLAIYGNYAYVGRGNSSSDQVAVVDITNKTAPSYLGLTNFTWINDILISGNYAYFASKGGGLSSIDLSATGPLNIFELQSVSIGSWNQNFGSLAKSGNTLVGVVPGASYIAILDLTPSNMVKAPEAASIVSGSPNYPDEFHVVGSTAVITDSNGGFWTFDVSNPAAMTALATNAMNAFSTDSYYDGTYVYLSLPNSSEIAIWDLSSPSNPVLARRFQDSAHLSQTKTVQRSGNYVYATSYNGMSIYDATTISSMSFVGIETTSLSWPSRMRVFGNYVYVLDGMKLYIYDVTTKTAPTLLATLNNVTLNNSYDIAVSGNYAFIANYSGVVIVDITTKSAPAIITTFSSAPSGDHIAISGSYAYVSSGTKFYVVDITTPTTPVLKSTLTSGSLGVALSGTNAFRADSNLPGIRSYNISNPLAVTATSSIAFNGYYESTTQVALTGNYAVTVGSYNTLTVTDVSVPSNPAPIKMIVDARLNQASGINVSGNYGYVAANSYFDIVDLTTPASASIIGSVNSASLSSSRDIKVSGNYAYVLKTNGFAVVNITTKTAPAVVGTLTNALLSNCYALDVSGSYAYAVCQGSRALVIIDVSTPATPSVVGNFTSTSTLAGVNSVVVVGNYAYASESLVHIIDITNKTAPTLASTFNAIPSCGGCIPNELHFDGTGLMSSGSGGITYWDLTDPINPVIYGNAVQNSASASMSHFAINGNVLVASGTDSLWVFGIGNYPAPRKASALYSTAPALSYAIAIQNSGNYSFALSGVTATLSVVDISNPASPSIAKTFFDKKLSNATYFALTGNYIYALDPSNAYSLVVIDISNPLAPKILSTSLSYSSFGFASYPQISGNYLYLTKSGLKVFDITTRNNPQLIGSSSTTGSSNLTISGSNAYNCDTGGNLFTYNLTTPSAVTSTSFSHASLAGCQRVFVSGNYLYATTGSNGRFAVVDISTPTSPSFIGSVTDTTNLSNAVDIQVSGNSAYVTLSGGTITTVDITNKAAPVVSNALTTTATRYASSWTSPYLISPNYFGGLDFIKISTVSTLGACSTAGTIDFITANKVFAYCNGSNFIPMGPSPGAGGAGCSTPTALPGAFNYNTTTNKMTYCDGSSWVKVGN